A genomic segment from Chitinophagaceae bacterium encodes:
- a CDS encoding N-acetylmuramic acid 6-phosphate etherase, whose amino-acid sequence MTDFQKITEADSLYRHLEKMKVKEILESINKEDRKVPQIVQAAIPQIEALVMVIADKMLAGGRLFYIGAGTSGRLGIVDASECTPTFGVEPGLVIAIIAGGDKAITHAVEFAEDNTGQGWQDLLLHQVNSKDVVLGLSAGGTTPYVIAALQKCQQNNISTASICCNSNAHLSKVSDYPIEVVTGPEFITGSTRMKSGTAQKLILNMISTSIMIILGRVADNKMVNMQLTNKKLIDRGVKILMDTLKIGHYETAKNLLIQHGSVSKAIESYRP is encoded by the coding sequence ATGACCGATTTTCAAAAAATAACCGAAGCCGATTCTCTTTACCGTCATTTAGAAAAAATGAAAGTAAAGGAGATTTTAGAAAGTATAAATAAAGAAGACCGCAAAGTACCGCAAATTGTTCAGGCTGCAATTCCACAAATTGAAGCCCTGGTTATGGTAATTGCTGATAAAATGCTTGCCGGCGGAAGGCTTTTTTATATAGGTGCAGGTACCAGCGGAAGATTGGGTATTGTAGATGCAAGTGAATGTACGCCAACTTTTGGTGTGGAACCAGGATTGGTGATTGCCATTATTGCCGGTGGCGATAAAGCCATAACTCATGCTGTAGAATTTGCAGAAGACAATACCGGACAAGGCTGGCAGGATTTGCTGCTTCACCAGGTAAATAGTAAAGATGTGGTATTGGGGCTTTCAGCCGGTGGTACAACTCCTTATGTGATTGCTGCGTTGCAAAAATGCCAGCAAAATAATATCAGCACGGCAAGTATATGCTGCAATTCCAATGCACATTTAAGCAAAGTTTCCGACTATCCTATTGAAGTTGTTACCGGCCCAGAATTTATTACCGGAAGTACCCGAATGAAAAGCGGTACCGCACAAAAACTGATACTCAATATGATTTCGACCAGCATAATGATTATTTTGGGAAGAGTTGCAGACAATAAAATGGTGAACATGCAGCTTACCAACAAAAAACTGATAGACCGTGGCGTAAAAATACTAATGGATACCCTAAAAATTGGCCACTATGAAACTGCAAAAAACCTTTTGATACAGCACGGTAGCGTAAGCAAGGCAATAGAAAGCTACCGTCCATAA
- a CDS encoding T9SS type A sorting domain-containing protein, translated as MKSKILLTSALLGFGMATIAQNASRTFAITGNSANDFAWMNIRQVDLNNGVVTKTIFEKNKTAFTITNVETKQVLDKSAVLNGNIYAPSVYPTATFVAAAAYDKRSNRLYYIPMRMNELRWVDLNEKGETVKFYNMQSPLLFAEKGADESRNVTRMVIAADGNGYAITNDGNHLYQFTTGKKPVITDLGTLIDAESNKGISIHNKCTSWGGDMVADAFGKLYVITAGRNIFVVDIDTRIATFKGQINNLPANFTANGAAVNDNGDIVIISANVFTGYYTVNLKTLAATLVPGSDLMYNSSDLANSNLLFQKEADVAKQFGSATDIRTETLSGTKVAPNPVTGSSFKILFDGDYNGAFTVIISDIAGRNIQSTQISLAKGQQYQNINIRNKPVAGTYLVKVINDAGKTILTDKLIIQ; from the coding sequence ATGAAAAGTAAAATTTTACTCACCTCCGCTTTACTGGGTTTTGGAATGGCCACAATTGCCCAAAATGCCAGCCGTACTTTTGCCATTACCGGCAACAGTGCAAATGATTTTGCCTGGATGAATATCCGTCAGGTAGATTTAAATAATGGCGTGGTTACCAAAACCATTTTTGAAAAAAACAAAACTGCATTTACCATCACCAATGTAGAAACAAAGCAGGTTTTGGATAAATCTGCTGTTTTAAACGGAAATATTTACGCTCCATCTGTTTATCCTACCGCTACTTTTGTTGCAGCAGCTGCTTATGATAAAAGAAGTAACAGGCTTTATTATATTCCCATGCGTATGAACGAGCTCCGCTGGGTGGACTTAAATGAAAAAGGCGAAACGGTAAAATTTTACAACATGCAAAGCCCGCTTTTGTTTGCCGAAAAAGGTGCTGACGAAAGCCGCAACGTTACCCGTATGGTAATAGCAGCCGATGGCAATGGTTATGCTATTACTAACGATGGCAACCACCTTTATCAATTCACCACAGGTAAAAAACCGGTTATTACCGATTTAGGAACCCTTATTGATGCAGAATCAAATAAAGGAATTTCCATACATAATAAATGTACCAGCTGGGGTGGAGATATGGTGGCCGATGCATTTGGAAAATTATATGTAATTACAGCAGGCAGAAACATTTTTGTAGTGGATATAGATACCCGTATTGCTACATTTAAAGGACAAATTAACAACCTGCCAGCAAATTTTACAGCCAATGGCGCAGCAGTAAACGATAATGGAGATATTGTAATTATCAGCGCCAATGTATTTACAGGGTATTATACTGTTAATCTCAAAACGCTTGCAGCTACATTGGTTCCGGGTTCCGATTTAATGTACAATTCATCTGACCTTGCCAATAGCAACCTGTTATTTCAAAAAGAAGCCGATGTTGCCAAGCAATTTGGTTCGGCAACCGATATACGCACCGAAACTTTAAGCGGAACAAAAGTTGCACCCAACCCTGTTACCGGATCTTCATTTAAAATTTTATTTGACGGGGATTATAACGGTGCCTTTACGGTAATCATTTCAGATATTGCCGGAAGAAATATACAATCCACACAAATTTCTTTGGCAAAAGGGCAGCAATATCAAAATATCAATATACGCAATAAACCGGTAGCGGGCACTTACCTGGTAAAGGTTATTAATGATGCTGGCAAAACCATTCTCACCGATAAACTGATTATTCAATAA
- a CDS encoding succinate dehydrogenase cytochrome b subunit: protein MTWKQFFTSSIGKKLIMGFTGLFLIIFLVVHAGINACIFLNDEGKTFDTVAHFMSRNWILRFLELGLFAGLILHIIQGILLLRQNNAARPIGYAVNKNPKSTWYSKSMGLLGVLILLFLVMHLSHFWLGTKEELYGNREAQSLYGEMKIVFSNGYIVALYLVGLFALLWHLMHGFQSAFHTLGLNRKKYTPIINALGVGYSILIVALFALMPLAVYFKWIN, encoded by the coding sequence ATGACCTGGAAACAGTTCTTCACCTCCTCAATCGGCAAAAAATTAATAATGGGTTTCACCGGCCTTTTTTTAATCATTTTCTTAGTGGTCCACGCAGGTATCAATGCTTGTATTTTTTTAAATGATGAGGGCAAAACCTTTGATACTGTTGCCCATTTTATGAGCCGCAACTGGATATTGCGCTTTTTGGAGCTTGGCCTTTTTGCGGGTTTAATTTTGCATATAATCCAGGGTATTCTTTTGCTAAGGCAAAATAATGCAGCAAGGCCCATAGGTTATGCTGTAAACAAAAACCCAAAATCTACATGGTACAGCAAAAGCATGGGCTTATTGGGTGTTTTAATTTTATTGTTCCTTGTTATGCACCTCTCCCATTTTTGGCTGGGTACCAAAGAAGAACTATATGGCAACCGGGAAGCCCAAAGCCTCTATGGCGAAATGAAAATTGTTTTCAGCAATGGCTATATTGTTGCACTTTATCTTGTTGGATTATTTGCCTTACTATGGCATTTAATGCATGGTTTCCAAAGTGCGTTTCATACCCTGGGGCTCAACCGTAAAAAATATACACCTATAATAAATGCTTTGGGCGTCGGGTATTCTATCCTAATAGTGGCTTTATTTGCCCTAATGCCTTTGGCTGTTTATTTCAAATGGATAAATTAA
- a CDS encoding fumarate reductase/succinate dehydrogenase flavoprotein subunit: MALDAKIPEGKMNEKWEDYKGHVKLVNPANKRKLEVIVIGTGLAGASAAASLGEMGYKVKTFCFQDSPRRAHSIAAQGGINAAKNYQNDGDSVFRLFYDTVKGGDYRSREANVHRLAEVSANIIDQCVAQGVPFAREYGGLLSNRSFGGTQVQRTFYAAGQTGQQLLLGAYSALERQIALGNVTQYSRHEMLDMVVIDGKARGIIARDLVSGKLERHFGHAVLLCSGGYGNVFYLSTNAMGSNVTAAWKAHKKGAYFANPCFTQIHPTCIPLSGDHQSKLTLMSESLRNDGRIWVPKKMDDNRKPLNIPEDERDYYLERRYPAFGNLVPRDVASRAAKERCDAGYGVGTTKMAVYLDFADAIKRYGKIEAGKTGNHNPSVDETIVLGKKIVEEKYGNLFEMYEKITGENPYETPMRIYPAVHYTMGGLWVDYELMTTVPGLYALGEANFSDHGANRLGASALMQGLADGYFVIPYTLGNYLADEIRTTSIPTTNEAFVQTEKEVSDRIQTLMNIKGTESVESFHKRLGKIMWNKCGMARNEQSLKEAIVEIRELRAEFWKNVRIPGEVNEMNPELDKAGRVADFLELGELMCMDALDRKESCGGHYREESHTEDGEAKRDDEHFSFVSAWQMTSECQWALNKEPLTFDIVKPTQRSYK; encoded by the coding sequence ATGGCTTTAGATGCTAAGATACCAGAAGGTAAAATGAACGAAAAGTGGGAAGACTATAAAGGTCATGTGAAGTTGGTAAACCCTGCTAATAAACGTAAACTCGAAGTAATTGTAATTGGTACAGGGCTTGCCGGCGCTTCAGCCGCAGCCTCTCTTGGAGAAATGGGCTATAAAGTAAAAACATTTTGCTTTCAGGATAGCCCAAGGCGGGCACACAGTATTGCGGCACAGGGAGGTATTAATGCAGCAAAAAATTATCAAAATGATGGCGACTCCGTTTTCCGGTTGTTTTATGATACGGTAAAGGGAGGCGATTACAGGTCAAGAGAAGCAAACGTACACAGGCTTGCAGAAGTGAGCGCTAATATTATTGACCAGTGTGTAGCACAAGGTGTGCCATTTGCAAGGGAATATGGTGGATTGCTCAGCAACCGTTCTTTTGGCGGTACGCAGGTACAAAGAACTTTTTATGCAGCCGGCCAAACTGGTCAGCAACTTTTACTTGGCGCTTATAGTGCATTAGAAAGGCAAATAGCATTGGGAAACGTTACCCAATACTCCCGGCACGAAATGCTGGATATGGTTGTAATAGATGGTAAAGCAAGGGGAATTATTGCAAGAGACCTGGTTTCAGGAAAATTAGAACGGCATTTTGGACATGCCGTATTATTATGCTCCGGTGGATATGGAAATGTATTCTATTTAAGCACAAATGCCATGGGCAGCAATGTTACTGCTGCATGGAAAGCCCATAAAAAAGGCGCCTATTTTGCCAATCCATGTTTTACACAAATACATCCCACCTGTATACCACTTAGCGGCGACCACCAAAGCAAACTTACTTTGATGAGTGAAAGCTTACGTAATGATGGTCGTATTTGGGTACCCAAAAAAATGGATGATAACCGAAAGCCCTTAAATATACCAGAAGATGAAAGAGATTATTACCTGGAAAGAAGATACCCTGCTTTTGGTAACCTGGTTCCTAGAGATGTTGCTTCAAGAGCTGCTAAAGAAAGATGCGATGCCGGTTACGGGGTTGGTACTACCAAAATGGCCGTTTACCTTGATTTTGCCGATGCCATTAAGCGCTATGGAAAAATTGAAGCGGGTAAAACTGGCAATCACAACCCTTCTGTTGATGAAACAATAGTATTAGGTAAAAAAATAGTTGAAGAAAAATACGGCAACCTCTTTGAAATGTATGAAAAAATTACTGGGGAAAACCCTTATGAAACACCTATGAGGATTTATCCTGCCGTGCATTATACCATGGGCGGCCTTTGGGTAGATTATGAATTAATGACAACCGTTCCCGGGTTATACGCTTTAGGCGAAGCCAATTTTAGCGACCATGGCGCAAACAGGCTGGGCGCATCCGCATTAATGCAGGGCCTTGCCGATGGCTATTTTGTAATTCCCTACACTTTGGGCAATTATCTTGCCGATGAAATACGTACTACATCAATACCCACAACAAATGAAGCCTTTGTACAAACCGAAAAAGAAGTAAGTGACAGGATACAAACTTTAATGAATATTAAAGGAACCGAATCTGTTGAAAGTTTCCATAAACGACTCGGTAAAATTATGTGGAATAAATGTGGTATGGCAAGAAACGAACAAAGTTTAAAAGAAGCCATTGTAGAAATAAGAGAGTTGCGGGCAGAGTTTTGGAAAAATGTACGCATACCCGGTGAAGTAAACGAAATGAACCCCGAACTGGATAAAGCAGGCAGGGTTGCAGATTTTCTTGAACTTGGTGAACTGATGTGCATGGATGCATTGGATAGAAAGGAAAGTTGTGGCGGCCATTACCGTGAAGAAAGCCATACCGAAGACGGCGAAGCTAAAAGGGATGATGAGCATTTTAGTTTTGTTTCGGCCTGGCAAATGACAAGCGAATGCCAATGGGCATTAAATAAAGAACCATTGACTTTTGACATTGTAAAACCAACACAGAGAAGTTATAAATAG
- a CDS encoding T9SS type A sorting domain-containing protein: protein MQNYKTQLKKGLLVWIALLFIDISNAQVFSVDTLMRNGERNNRVNLVYLSDGYTAAEITNYIGNATAINNALFLQTPFAQYKNFFNVYAIKVPSAQSGAVHPGTASDESSSGGQPVANPTIYFNSTFDYFSIHRLLVPQNAGLVYSVLASNLPDFDQAFIIVNSPYYGGSGGNFATSSVHSSAAEIAIHEIGHSFANLADEYWAGDFYAAERHNMTQNTNPATVRWANWYGLNNIGIYAHGSSGTAAVWFRPHQQCKMRYLGYPFCSVCIERFIDKVHLITNMADNYSPSSSSFVLSNYNPVNFSVAHIQTIPSTISINWYLNGSSTPFASGVDNVSIPYANWIVGNNTVRAELIDNTTLSKLYLPAIGYIENINWAVNNPVALPVKLLSFAGNVNARNQGNLYWQIESVDDLQKFELEKSKDGIVFNKIASLYKNGSTKSFSFTDDDLLNPESYYRLKIFNTNQSYFYSGIVLLKNALEKFDYKVYQQPGSHQYRLCCNINVAQPVKMVISDASGRQLVKKDFGNVNAQLNERIDLSKYPSGTYFMQLFIGTGQYSIKLIAN, encoded by the coding sequence ATGCAGAATTATAAAACGCAATTAAAAAAAGGCTTACTGGTTTGGATAGCCTTATTATTTATTGACATTAGCAATGCCCAGGTTTTTAGTGTGGATACATTGATGCGCAACGGAGAAAGGAACAACCGTGTTAACCTGGTATATTTATCGGATGGATATACAGCAGCCGAAATTACCAATTATATAGGCAATGCAACAGCTATTAATAATGCATTGTTTTTACAAACGCCATTTGCCCAGTACAAAAATTTCTTTAATGTCTATGCCATTAAAGTACCTTCTGCCCAATCGGGTGCGGTACATCCCGGAACGGCATCTGATGAAAGCTCATCCGGCGGCCAGCCTGTTGCCAACCCTACAATATATTTCAACAGTACTTTCGATTATTTTTCTATACACCGTTTACTTGTTCCTCAAAATGCAGGGTTAGTGTATAGTGTTTTAGCCAGTAATTTACCCGATTTTGACCAGGCATTTATTATCGTTAACTCTCCGTATTATGGCGGCTCTGGTGGCAATTTTGCCACTTCATCTGTGCACAGCAGTGCTGCCGAAATTGCCATACACGAAATTGGCCATTCTTTTGCCAACCTTGCAGATGAATATTGGGCAGGAGATTTTTATGCAGCCGAAAGGCATAATATGACGCAAAACACAAACCCTGCTACTGTTCGCTGGGCCAATTGGTATGGGTTAAACAATATTGGTATTTATGCTCATGGAAGCAGCGGTACTGCTGCAGTTTGGTTTAGGCCACACCAGCAATGTAAAATGCGCTACCTTGGTTATCCTTTTTGCTCAGTTTGTATTGAAAGGTTTATAGATAAGGTACATCTTATTACCAATATGGCCGATAATTACAGCCCATCTTCCAGTTCTTTTGTACTTAGTAATTACAACCCTGTAAATTTTTCAGTAGCCCACATTCAAACCATACCTTCTACTATTTCCATCAACTGGTATTTAAATGGGAGTAGCACGCCATTTGCCAGCGGAGTTGATAATGTTTCCATCCCTTACGCAAACTGGATTGTTGGCAATAATACAGTAAGGGCAGAGTTGATAGATAATACGACGCTTTCAAAGCTTTATCTGCCAGCCATAGGATATATTGAAAACATAAACTGGGCGGTAAACAACCCTGTTGCACTTCCTGTAAAATTATTGAGCTTTGCTGGCAATGTAAATGCACGCAACCAGGGAAATTTGTATTGGCAAATAGAATCTGTGGATGATTTGCAAAAATTTGAATTGGAAAAAAGTAAGGACGGCATTGTATTTAATAAAATTGCTTCGCTTTACAAAAATGGCAGTACCAAAAGTTTTTCTTTTACAGATGACGACTTATTGAACCCTGAAAGTTATTACCGCCTGAAAATTTTCAATACCAATCAATCCTATTTTTACAGTGGTATTGTGCTGCTAAAAAATGCATTAGAAAAATTTGATTACAAGGTTTACCAGCAACCCGGTTCGCACCAATACAGGCTTTGTTGCAATATAAATGTTGCCCAGCCCGTTAAAATGGTAATAAGTGATGCAAGCGGAAGGCAATTGGTTAAAAAAGATTTTGGAAATGTAAACGCACAGTTGAATGAACGGATTGATTTATCAAAGTACCCATCAGGTACTTATTTTATGCAACTATTTATTGGCACCGGGCAATACAGCATTAAGTTAATAGCAAATTAA
- a CDS encoding succinate dehydrogenase/fumarate reductase iron-sulfur subunit, with the protein MEHYNMDLTLKVWKQKNSDAKGSFENFQVKNISSEMSFLEMFDVLNEQLIAEGKEPIAFDHDCREGICGACSMYIDGQPHGPWEKNTTCQLHMRAFKNGDTIVVEPWRSKAFPVIKDLMVDRTAFDRIIQAGGYISVNTGNAVDANSIPVDKKNADDAFNAAACIGCGACVATCKNSSAMLFVSAKVSQLALLPQGEPERKTRVLNMVAQMDKEGFGNCTNTYACEAECPKGISVLNIARMNREYLISGLTTE; encoded by the coding sequence ATGGAACACTACAATATGGACCTTACACTTAAAGTATGGAAACAAAAAAACAGTGATGCTAAAGGCAGTTTTGAAAACTTCCAGGTAAAAAACATTTCATCTGAAATGAGTTTTTTGGAAATGTTTGATGTGCTCAATGAGCAATTGATTGCCGAAGGCAAAGAGCCCATTGCATTTGACCACGATTGCCGGGAAGGCATTTGCGGCGCCTGCAGCATGTATATTGATGGCCAGCCACACGGGCCCTGGGAAAAAAATACTACCTGCCAGTTGCACATGCGTGCCTTTAAAAATGGGGATACCATTGTTGTGGAACCCTGGCGTAGCAAGGCTTTTCCCGTAATTAAAGATTTAATGGTAGACCGTACTGCTTTTGACCGCATTATTCAGGCAGGCGGATATATTTCCGTAAATACCGGCAATGCCGTAGATGCCAACTCAATACCTGTAGATAAAAAAAATGCCGATGATGCCTTTAATGCTGCTGCATGTATTGGCTGCGGCGCCTGCGTGGCAACCTGTAAAAATAGTAGCGCAATGTTGTTTGTAAGCGCTAAAGTTTCACAACTGGCATTGTTGCCGCAAGGTGAACCCGAACGCAAAACCAGGGTTTTAAATATGGTTGCACAAATGGATAAAGAAGGCTTTGGCAATTGCACCAACACTTATGCCTGCGAAGCAGAATGCCCTAAAGGCATTTCTGTATTAAATATTGCCCGTATGAACAGGGAATACCTTATTTCCGGCCTAACCACAGAGTAG
- a CDS encoding ABC transporter ATP-binding protein, producing MKQLSALNKYFWKYKWLLLLGILFILLSNYFRILTPQFTGYILNKVVAMLRNTGATAGTNDNYNWIVIDVINWFNALSFAQSILFTGIMLILLALISGFFMFLMRQTLIVMSRHIEFDQKNDIYAHYQQMDAGFYKQHATGDLMNRISEDVSRVRMYTGPAIMYFINLIAVIGFSIFFMLKADTKLTMYALFPLPLLAFIIYFVNSIIDKKSEKIQSSLSNLTTDAQESFSGIRVIKSYVQEKAMLQFFTANSVQYKKNALSLAKTEAIYFPGIALLIGLSTLITIMVGTLDVVNNVNGATVGKIAEFVMYIQMLAFPVSAIGWTASITQRAAASQKRINEFLDFKTAIKDGAGAAPVSIKGNIHINDISFTYAQTGIKAIDHFSLTVKEGEKIAIVGRTGSGKSTLAHLLLRVYDVNKGSIQYEGTDVRDISLASLRTQAGYVPQEVFLFSDTIKNNIRFANAGASDEEVYQAARQASIFNDIASFHLKFETLVGERGVTLSGGQKQRISIARALLKKPELVILDDCLSAVDTATEKEILGNLYGYLQNRTAIIITHRIFSLFQFDKIIVMENGKIAETGNHKELMNLNGIYAEMYRNQQVKEDEKPANNVENLS from the coding sequence ATGAAACAACTCTCTGCGCTTAATAAATACTTTTGGAAATACAAATGGCTATTATTATTAGGTATATTGTTCATCCTGCTCTCTAATTATTTTAGGATACTTACACCGCAATTTACCGGTTATATCCTCAATAAAGTAGTGGCCATGTTGCGCAATACTGGCGCTACTGCTGGTACAAACGATAATTACAACTGGATAGTAATAGATGTAATCAATTGGTTTAATGCACTATCTTTTGCACAAAGCATTTTATTTACTGGCATCATGTTGATATTGCTTGCTTTAATTAGCGGTTTTTTTATGTTTTTAATGAGGCAAACTTTAATTGTAATGAGCAGGCATATTGAGTTTGACCAAAAAAACGATATCTATGCACATTACCAGCAAATGGATGCTGGCTTTTATAAGCAACATGCCACCGGCGACCTTATGAACAGAATTTCGGAAGATGTAAGCAGGGTACGCATGTACACGGGCCCGGCTATTATGTATTTTATAAACCTGATTGCGGTAATAGGCTTTAGCATTTTTTTTATGCTTAAAGCAGATACAAAACTTACAATGTATGCACTTTTTCCCCTTCCACTCCTGGCTTTTATTATTTATTTTGTGAATAGCATCATAGATAAAAAAAGCGAAAAAATACAATCTTCATTGAGCAACCTTACTACCGATGCCCAGGAATCTTTTTCCGGCATAAGGGTAATAAAATCTTATGTGCAGGAAAAAGCCATGTTGCAGTTTTTTACTGCCAATAGCGTACAATACAAGAAAAATGCATTAAGCCTTGCCAAAACAGAAGCAATTTATTTTCCGGGAATTGCCCTGCTTATTGGCTTAAGTACGTTAATAACCATAATGGTGGGAACATTGGATGTGGTAAATAATGTAAATGGTGCAACTGTGGGTAAAATTGCAGAGTTTGTAATGTATATCCAAATGCTTGCTTTTCCGGTGAGCGCCATAGGATGGACGGCCAGTATAACCCAACGGGCTGCAGCTTCTCAAAAAAGGATCAATGAATTTTTGGATTTTAAAACGGCAATTAAAGATGGGGCCGGGGCAGCACCGGTATCTATTAAAGGAAATATCCACATAAACGATATTTCGTTTACCTATGCCCAAACCGGCATTAAGGCAATTGACCATTTTTCTTTAACGGTAAAAGAAGGCGAAAAAATTGCAATTGTTGGCAGAACAGGATCTGGGAAAAGCACACTGGCTCACCTGCTGCTAAGGGTTTACGATGTAAATAAAGGGAGCATTCAATACGAAGGAACCGATGTACGGGATATTAGCCTGGCTTCCCTGCGAACCCAAGCTGGCTATGTACCGCAGGAAGTTTTTTTATTTAGCGATACCATAAAAAATAATATACGGTTTGCCAATGCCGGCGCAAGTGATGAGGAGGTGTACCAGGCTGCAAGGCAGGCAAGTATTTTTAATGATATAGCCAGTTTTCATCTTAAATTTGAAACCCTTGTTGGGGAACGGGGCGTAACTTTAAGCGGCGGACAAAAGCAACGCATTTCTATTGCCCGTGCTTTGCTCAAAAAACCAGAGTTGGTAATTTTAGACGACTGCTTAAGCGCTGTGGATACCGCAACGGAAAAAGAAATTTTGGGAAATTTATACGGCTACCTGCAAAACCGTACCGCCATAATTATTACCCACAGAATTTTTTCCCTTTTTCAATTTGATAAAATAATTGTAATGGAAAACGGAAAAATTGCCGAAACAGGGAACCATAAAGAGTTGATGAATTTAAACGGTATTTATGCCGAAATGTATCGTAATCAGCAAGTAAAAGAAGATGAAAAACCTGCAAATAATGTTGAAAACCTATCGTAA
- a CDS encoding DUF3276 family protein, whose product MAYENNEKKVESVYSKRIKAGKRRTYFFDVRETRGNDYYLTITESRKKFDSDGYDRHKIFLYKEDFNKFVKGLGEAVDFVKTELMPDFDFDAFNHDTPYEGENSQQAPEVKADTTEAATAPPPVADPQPTPPEEPGSPVTHEDVDKW is encoded by the coding sequence GTGGCGTACGAAAACAACGAAAAAAAAGTAGAAAGTGTTTACAGTAAACGTATTAAAGCCGGGAAAAGAAGAACATATTTTTTTGATGTAAGAGAAACCCGTGGCAACGATTATTATTTAACGATTACAGAAAGTCGTAAAAAATTTGACTCTGATGGCTACGACCGGCATAAAATCTTTTTATACAAAGAAGATTTCAACAAGTTTGTTAAAGGTCTTGGTGAAGCGGTAGATTTTGTAAAAACCGAATTGATGCCCGATTTTGATTTTGATGCTTTTAACCATGATACCCCGTATGAAGGTGAAAATAGTCAGCAAGCCCCAGAAGTTAAAGCTGATACAACTGAAGCAGCTACTGCTCCCCCACCGGTTGCAGATCCACAGCCAACTCCTCCGGAAGAGCCAGGCAGCCCGGTTACCCATGAAGATGTGGACAAATGGTAA